The genome window ATACATTTCGCAAATCGATCATCGCAACATTTCACCGCCCGATGCACAGCGTTGATGTTGTCGTTTTTTACAATCATTTCTCGCCCGGAAAAGCTATTTTTTTTTACAAATAAAATTTAAGGAGACAGATATGCCTGCTACTGATATTTCATGCCTCAAATCGCTGTTTTTCATTAGCTTAACAATGTCGTTATTTCTGTGTGCAAGCGTCGTTTCTGCACAGGAAGGGCCGTCCGAAAAACATGTGGCGGCAATGAAAAGCTCGATTTTTGATCGGGAAATGGAAAGGAATTGGCTGGCAAATGACGCCGCAAGGCGCCAAAGAAGATGCGATGGTCGAAGAAAATATCCGCCGAAACTGGACGGTTTGGTGCTGATGGTGGAAGGTGTCGGTAAACGAACGGACCCCGAAACCGGGAAAGAAATGATTGTGCACAATGCGCTCGGTCTGATGTCGTATGATCCGCATGGCGGCGGTTACAAAATGCAATCGCATTTATCGAACGGGCGATCCACCACCGCCGATGCCAAATTCAACGATGATGGCTCATTTGTCTGGTGGTTCAAAACGCCGCAGGGCACCATTCGCTATACGATCAAACTGAACAGCGCCGATCAATGGCACGAAATCGGGGAGTTTTCCGCAGACGGCGAGAACTGGCGCCAATTTTTGAGATGACGCTGGATCGCGTGGAAACAGAGTAATCCGTTTTGGAGCAATTTGCGGATTGAAAAGCATTCTTTTCATTGAACAAATTGATGGATTCTGCTCAAATGAAAAACGTATTTGCCCTTTGCGAACTTCGCGACTTTGCGGCAATCGTTAAATGGCCAATTGTCCAAAAAGAAAACCCTCTCACAATTTCTCGCGAGTGGGTTTAATCTATATAAATGATATTAGTTGAAGCCTTAAGCAATCAATTCCGCTTTTTGATTCACAGCCAGAAATTCGTTCCAGTTGCGGCGGTTGCGCTGTTCCCAGTTGCGCTGATGGTAGCCGTAACTCGCCAGCAGCGGGAAGGATAGCGTCAATTCAGTGAACACCATTTGCTCATACGCGGTGTCCACTTTGCCCCAGGAGCAAGCTTCTTTCAGGGTGGAACCGGAGAGTGCGCCATCGCGCTCATCCGCAACGGTGAGCTGCACGGCGTATTTGTGCATTTCCACATCGTGACCGAGAATTTCCGCGCAAACGACGGTATCCTGCACAAAGTTTTTGGGCACGCCGCCCGCCAGCATCAACAATCCGGTGGTGCCGGCTTCGATTTTAATGTCCGTCAGTTCGCGAAAATCTTTTACGGAATCGATGGAAACGTGCGTATCAGGATTTTCCACCTGATGCACAACCAACCCGAATCCGGCGCTGCAATCGGAAAAAGCCGGCACAAAAATCGGCACGCCAAGCTCGTACGCTGTGCGCACGATGGAGCCTTCCCCAAGATTGTTTTCCACCAGATATTTGCCCATTTCCACAATAAATTCGCGGGAAGAATAGGCTTTCGGCGGCAGCGTGTTCGCGATTTTACGAATGGTATCGTCGCATTCTTTCAGCTCTTCTTCGTCGATGTAAGTATCATAAATACGATCGATAGCCAGTTTTCGCAGTTTCTGGTCATCGACAAACTGGGTGCCCACATAATGGCGATAGCCCAGCGCTTCAAAAAAATCCTGATCAACAATATTCGCGCCGGTGGAAACGATAACATCCACCATTTTGTTGCGCAACATATCCACAATTGCTGTTTTTAAACCCGCGCTGATCAATGAACCGGCCAGGGTTAAAATGACAGTACAGTCTTTATCGCCCAACATCATATCGTAAATTTTAGATGCCCGCGCCAAATTGCGGGACTGAAACGCCATTTTTTCATACTGATCGATGATCGGCGTGGCATCGAACGCTTTAATGTCAATATGTTCGATTGTCTGTTGCAGATAATCTTGTTTTTTCACTTCCGGTTCCTCTGTTTTGTACATAGTGGATGTTTCGGCGACAAAATCGGCGCCGTCATCCGCATTCAATCTTGTTGCGTGTTAAACCGCGGTAACCAATCCGTTGTTGATGGTGTGGATGCCGTTCGCCGGTCCACTCAATGCCTCCGAGCGGGGAAAATCGTGCCCGCGCATGATGACATTTACCGTTGGTTTTTGCGATTCGAACACATCTATCAGGTATTTTTCAGCGAAAGTGTAGTCGAAAGGTTTGCAGGAAAACAGGTCAACAAAGCAGTATTCTTTGTCCTGAAATGTGTGAATCGAAATATGGCTTTCCGCAATCACCACAAAGCCGGTAATCCCTTTGTCTTCCGGAACCAGACCGGAATATTTGAACACATACGGCTGGGTGATTTTGGTCATCCCGATCATATCGGGCAAATTGTTCAGTACGTCAAAAACTAAATCATAATCGTTCAATTTTGCAGGATTGCAATAATTGAGGTCAAGCGTTAAGTGGGGTCCGAATGCATCGATTTTTGCCATCTCATAAATCCTCCCAATTTGGATTTTAGAATAAATGAATTAGATACAACTTTGCTGCACAGCAAATCAGTAATTTGTAGATATTCACTGCACAACATTCTCAAATGGCGCGCCAATATACATCGTCAAAAATCAACAATGCAATAAAAAAATTTCTTTTTTTAAAACTATTGTTTAATATATTAAACAATAGGCGCACTACAATTAACATGTTGTTTTAATGGAATTTAGCCAGGATAATTACCATAAAATGACTGACTGTCATTTATAAAAATATACCGGAAAAGCATATTTTAAGATTGTTTTTTCGACGCTCTGGATTATAATATTTCCATTTGAATTGGCCAAATTGGCCTATTACACAATACCCATCGATTCCGGCGTGACAAAGTAAAAAATAAATTTATATTGTTACGCTTTTCCCAAAACAAACTTTCTTCAAGCTATTGCGTGATTTAGAGACATTTCAATTTAGGCATTGCATTGGGTATTTTTATCCGGATTTCGGCTGTATGAGCCAAATTTTTCAAAATCCGGGTTGCGTTTTCCCGGAAATTCCATTTATTTCGGAACTGGTGATTTAACCGTTTGGTGATGCGATCGACATCATTTTTAGATTAGAAAATTGAGGAAAAAAACATGCAAATTGGTGATTACGATGTGCAACTGCTCAACACCGGATTGTTCCGACTGGATGGCGGCGCGATGTTTGGCGTAGTGCCCAAAGCGTTGTGGGGCAAACAAAAACCGCCGGATGAGCATAACCGCATCCACATGTGCACCAATGCGCTGCTGTTGCGCGGCAACGGGAAAACCATTTTGGTGGATACCGGCATCGGCGAGCACAACCCGGCCAAATTTTGCCAGATTTATGCGGTGGATACCGCCGTGCACAACCTTCCGCAATGCCTGGCAAATCACGGCGTTGCGCCGGCGGATGTGACCGATGTGATCCTCACCCATCTGCATTTCGACCACGCCGGCGGGGCCACTATTCCAAATGAAAACGGCACATTTCGTCCGGCATTTCCGAACGCGGCATATCATGTGCAACAACGCCATTACGAATGGTCCGTTGAAGCATCAGAAAAAGATCGCGCCAGTTTTCTTGAAGAAAACATCGTGCCGCTG of Calditrichia bacterium contains these proteins:
- a CDS encoding deoxyhypusine synthase; this translates as MYKTEEPEVKKQDYLQQTIEHIDIKAFDATPIIDQYEKMAFQSRNLARASKIYDMMLGDKDCTVILTLAGSLISAGLKTAIVDMLRNKMVDVIVSTGANIVDQDFFEALGYRHYVGTQFVDDQKLRKLAIDRIYDTYIDEEELKECDDTIRKIANTLPPKAYSSREFIVEMGKYLVENNLGEGSIVRTAYELGVPIFVPAFSDCSAGFGLVVHQVENPDTHVSIDSVKDFRELTDIKIEAGTTGLLMLAGGVPKNFVQDTVVCAEILGHDVEMHKYAVQLTVADERDGALSGSTLKEACSWGKVDTAYEQMVFTELTLSFPLLASYGYHQRNWEQRNRRNWNEFLAVNQKAELIA
- a CDS encoding S-adenosylmethionine decarboxylase yields the protein MAKIDAFGPHLTLDLNYCNPAKLNDYDLVFDVLNNLPDMIGMTKITQPYVFKYSGLVPEDKGITGFVVIAESHISIHTFQDKEYCFVDLFSCKPFDYTFAEKYLIDVFESQKPTVNVIMRGHDFPRSEALSGPANGIHTINNGLVTAV
- a CDS encoding MBL fold metallo-hydrolase, whose amino-acid sequence is MQIGDYDVQLLNTGLFRLDGGAMFGVVPKALWGKQKPPDEHNRIHMCTNALLLRGNGKTILVDTGIGEHNPAKFCQIYAVDTAVHNLPQCLANHGVAPADVTDVILTHLHFDHAGGATIPNENGTFRPAFPNAAYHVQQRHYEWSVEASEKDRASFLEENIVPLVQTEQLNLLKSSSEIFPGIELLLSDGHTMAQQMLLIHSDEQPLFFPADLIPTSAHVPVPWVMAYDLFPLITIEEKKQYLNRAASENWLVVFEHDPLLPCATVTRTARGYSIGDAVSL